From one Caldithrix abyssi DSM 13497 genomic stretch:
- the carA gene encoding glutamine-hydrolyzing carbamoyl-phosphate synthase small subunit yields the protein MVESQTVARLILEDGSVFYGVSFGYPQSTAGEIVFNTGMTGYPEALTDPSYFGQILVLTFPLIGNYGMPPAETEQDLFKWYEAPKGMISALVVDDYSLDYSHWQAKTSLAQWLYNQKIPAISGIDTRALTRRIREKGVMLAKLVIGDQEIDFYDPNQENLVQKVSIEKPQLMGRGKTRITLVDCGCKHSIMEELLQRDVQILRVPWNYPVEEEKTDGVLLSSGPGDPALCVETIEHTQKVLTKGVPTFGICLGHQIMALAIGAKTYKMKYGHRGQNQPVINCQTNRAYITSQNHGYAVDQSTIPEDWQPFFTNLNDQTSEGLIHHSGRFMSTQFHPEASPGPTDTRFLFDQFMEIIKS from the coding sequence ATGGTAGAATCGCAAACAGTCGCCCGCTTGATTTTAGAAGACGGCAGCGTTTTTTACGGCGTTTCATTCGGTTATCCGCAGTCCACCGCCGGCGAAATCGTTTTTAACACAGGTATGACCGGCTATCCGGAGGCATTAACGGACCCCTCTTATTTCGGGCAAATTCTGGTTTTGACCTTTCCGTTAATTGGCAATTACGGCATGCCGCCGGCAGAAACGGAGCAGGATTTGTTCAAATGGTACGAGGCTCCCAAAGGCATGATCTCGGCTCTGGTGGTGGATGATTATTCGCTGGATTATTCGCACTGGCAGGCCAAAACCAGTCTGGCGCAGTGGTTGTATAATCAAAAAATTCCCGCCATTTCCGGAATTGACACGCGCGCCTTAACCAGGCGCATCCGAGAAAAAGGGGTTATGCTGGCCAAGCTGGTAATCGGCGATCAGGAGATCGATTTTTACGATCCGAACCAGGAAAATCTGGTGCAAAAGGTCAGCATCGAAAAGCCGCAGTTAATGGGTCGCGGCAAAACGCGCATTACCCTGGTTGATTGCGGGTGCAAGCACAGTATTATGGAAGAGTTGCTGCAACGCGATGTACAAATCTTGCGTGTGCCCTGGAATTATCCTGTGGAGGAAGAAAAGACCGACGGCGTTTTGCTTTCCAGCGGCCCTGGGGATCCCGCTTTGTGCGTTGAAACCATCGAGCACACGCAAAAAGTTTTGACCAAAGGCGTGCCGACCTTTGGCATCTGCCTGGGGCATCAGATCATGGCGCTGGCCATTGGCGCTAAAACCTACAAAATGAAATACGGTCATCGCGGTCAAAATCAACCGGTGATCAATTGCCAGACCAATCGCGCTTACATCACTTCGCAAAACCACGGTTACGCCGTGGACCAAAGCACCATCCCAGAGGACTGGCAACCGTTTTTTACCAATTTAAACGATCAAACCAGCGAAGGGCTTATTCACCATTCCGGACGTTTTATGAGCACGCAGTTTCATCCGGAAGCCTCGCCCGGCCCCACCGATACGCGGTTTTTGTTCGATCAGTTCATGGAGATCATTAAAAGTTGA
- a CDS encoding NAD(P)/FAD-dependent oxidoreductase yields MKYDYDVLIAGAGPAGSAAAKALAQKGLKVLLIDRKAFPREKVCGDGLTPGAVKLLNELEVFDFLEATQIYAINAIRFVTPRLQALEVPFQSRHDKAGFLIIERRHLDHALLQSALHSGARFLQAEVSGVVRRQGRICGVTIKKEKQVERLTAKLVIGADGAGSIVARSAGVPKIPPTHRFLAIRGYIKGFKTMEHAVEFIWTSELKPGYFWIFPTGHNQANIGLGLPADLYQKKSINLKKHFFELLNRPLLKERILEDMAIDGLKAWPIPLAGLYKTPRVFDGAMLVGDAGYWVDPLSGEGIHNALKTGMIAANVALEAFDVDDFSASFLRRYEAEAWKELGPVIRRSVWFVRGMRYAPWLLESFFWFARHSQGAFRRFFSHLSTDFEFVLRD; encoded by the coding sequence ATGAAATACGATTACGATGTCCTTATTGCCGGCGCAGGACCTGCCGGCAGCGCCGCGGCAAAAGCGCTTGCGCAAAAGGGCCTGAAGGTTCTGCTGATCGACCGAAAGGCCTTTCCGCGGGAGAAAGTGTGCGGCGACGGTTTGACGCCGGGCGCCGTTAAACTTTTAAACGAATTAGAAGTTTTTGATTTTCTGGAAGCCACGCAGATTTACGCCATAAACGCCATTCGTTTTGTCACGCCGCGGCTGCAAGCGCTGGAGGTTCCGTTTCAATCCAGGCACGACAAAGCCGGTTTTTTAATCATTGAACGTCGCCACTTAGACCATGCCTTGCTGCAAAGCGCCCTGCACAGCGGCGCCCGTTTTTTACAGGCCGAAGTGTCGGGCGTGGTTCGCAGGCAGGGTAGAATTTGCGGCGTAACGATCAAAAAGGAAAAGCAAGTCGAACGCCTGACGGCAAAGCTGGTTATCGGCGCCGATGGCGCCGGTTCGATTGTCGCCCGTTCGGCTGGCGTTCCCAAAATCCCGCCAACACACCGCTTTTTAGCCATTCGCGGCTACATCAAAGGCTTTAAGACCATGGAACATGCGGTCGAATTCATCTGGACGTCGGAACTAAAACCCGGCTATTTCTGGATTTTCCCCACGGGACACAATCAGGCCAATATTGGGCTCGGCCTGCCGGCCGATCTCTATCAAAAAAAGAGCATCAATCTAAAAAAACACTTTTTCGAATTGTTGAATCGCCCGTTACTCAAGGAACGGATTTTAGAAGATATGGCGATTGACGGCCTTAAAGCCTGGCCCATTCCACTGGCTGGATTGTACAAAACGCCCCGTGTTTTTGACGGCGCCATGCTGGTGGGCGATGCCGGCTACTGGGTGGATCCCTTAAGCGGCGAGGGCATCCACAATGCGCTTAAAACGGGCATGATAGCCGCGAATGTGGCGCTTGAGGCGTTTGATGTAGATGATTTTTCCGCTTCATTTTTAAGGCGCTATGAAGCCGAAGCCTGGAAAGAACTGGGGCCGGTCATCCGCCGCTCCGTTTGGTTTGTGCGGGGCATGCGGTACGCTCCGTGGTTGTTAGAATCATTTTTCTGGTTTGCGCGCCACAGCCAGGGCGCCTTCCGTCGTTTTTTTAGCCATCTTTCAACAGACTTTGAGTTTGTTTTACGTGATTAG
- a CDS encoding acetate--CoA ligase family protein encodes MHSLEKILRPKSIVLIGVSRKEGSLGKKFLDAILRMNYRGEIYIINPKADQINGIPCFASLAALPQTPDLGVILLPSQFVLDSLKELGEAGVKDVIVVSAGFKEVGGEGLEREKQLVKLAQKYDMNLVGPNCMGIFNTDPEVMFNGTFSPTLPRAGHVAYISQSGALGVAILELAAQTDLGFSVFVSTGNKAVISEHDILQFLKNDTNTNVITLYLESIDNPQPFMEACQSIVTRKPVLAVKAGKTDSGQRAASSHTGALANPEHIVNGFLKQAGVIRCETLEEMFDLARALSLQHLPKGPRVAIVTNAGGPGILASDALESCGLQLAELQPSTIERLKDILPPEAACANPVDMIASADHDTYHDVLEVVLKDPQVDSVVLIIVKPPVDTTPAKIVERLEGVVSNCAKTIIPVLMAQRDETAGLELFSRLHMPIFSYPETAVKVLGKMWDYQQLQQRFFKSEATTRPATLHTEQLQKKSGQQLPVKDLLQLLAEYKIPVADFRLSENWDELETFFKAAKGPVVLKIANEQIIHKTEEGFVRLGLNSLPDFKTAFEQMSQKAQDVLPHHVHPLFLVQKQLNKGLELVLGGKRDPLFGPVLMVGLGGIFVEVLKDVAFRIAPVNVYEAQEMLNELRGQKLMKGFRNIPPLDFFKFGKLIHYFSLLLAEHPEIAEIDLNPLIWGAGMEEPVAVDFRATFAD; translated from the coding sequence ATGCACAGCCTGGAAAAAATTTTACGACCGAAATCCATTGTTTTGATTGGCGTTTCCCGCAAGGAGGGCTCTCTGGGGAAAAAATTTTTAGACGCCATTTTACGCATGAACTACAGGGGCGAAATATACATTATTAATCCCAAAGCAGATCAGATCAACGGCATTCCATGTTTTGCCTCACTGGCGGCTCTTCCGCAAACGCCCGATCTGGGCGTTATTTTGCTGCCCTCGCAGTTTGTGCTGGATTCTTTAAAAGAGTTAGGCGAGGCGGGCGTTAAAGATGTTATCGTCGTTAGCGCGGGCTTTAAGGAGGTTGGCGGCGAAGGACTTGAACGCGAAAAGCAACTCGTCAAGTTAGCGCAAAAGTACGATATGAATCTGGTGGGGCCCAATTGCATGGGCATTTTTAACACGGACCCCGAAGTGATGTTTAACGGCACCTTTTCGCCGACTCTTCCGCGGGCCGGCCATGTGGCCTACATTTCACAAAGCGGGGCGCTGGGCGTTGCCATTCTGGAGCTGGCCGCGCAAACGGATCTGGGATTTTCAGTATTTGTAAGCACCGGCAACAAGGCGGTCATCAGCGAACACGACATTCTGCAGTTTTTAAAGAACGATACCAATACTAATGTGATTACTCTTTATCTGGAAAGCATCGACAACCCGCAGCCTTTCATGGAGGCCTGCCAGTCCATTGTAACGCGCAAACCTGTGCTGGCGGTGAAGGCCGGCAAAACCGACAGCGGACAGAGGGCCGCTTCTTCGCACACCGGCGCGCTGGCCAATCCGGAGCACATCGTAAACGGATTTTTGAAACAGGCCGGCGTCATCCGCTGCGAAACTCTGGAAGAGATGTTTGATCTGGCGCGCGCGCTTTCCCTTCAGCATTTACCGAAAGGGCCGCGTGTGGCCATTGTGACCAACGCCGGCGGGCCGGGCATTCTGGCCAGCGATGCGCTGGAATCTTGCGGGCTGCAATTGGCCGAACTACAGCCTTCTACCATTGAACGGTTAAAAGATATTTTACCGCCGGAGGCTGCCTGCGCCAATCCGGTTGACATGATTGCCAGCGCTGACCATGACACGTATCATGATGTTCTGGAAGTGGTATTAAAAGATCCTCAGGTGGACAGCGTGGTGTTGATTATTGTCAAACCGCCAGTGGATACCACGCCTGCAAAGATCGTTGAACGCCTGGAAGGAGTGGTTAGCAACTGTGCCAAAACCATTATTCCGGTTCTAATGGCCCAACGCGACGAAACGGCCGGTCTGGAACTCTTTTCCCGCCTGCACATGCCGATCTTCTCCTATCCCGAAACGGCCGTTAAAGTTCTGGGAAAGATGTGGGATTACCAGCAACTACAACAACGCTTTTTCAAATCGGAAGCCACCACCCGGCCGGCGACGTTGCATACCGAACAGTTGCAAAAAAAATCCGGACAGCAGCTTCCGGTAAAAGATTTACTCCAATTGTTAGCCGAATACAAAATTCCCGTAGCCGATTTCAGATTAAGCGAAAACTGGGATGAGCTGGAAACCTTTTTTAAGGCGGCGAAAGGGCCCGTGGTTCTGAAAATTGCCAACGAGCAGATCATTCACAAAACGGAAGAGGGCTTTGTGCGTCTTGGTTTAAATTCTTTGCCGGATTTTAAAACGGCATTTGAGCAGATGTCCCAAAAAGCGCAAGATGTTCTGCCTCACCATGTTCATCCTCTTTTTCTGGTTCAAAAGCAGTTGAACAAGGGACTGGAGCTGGTGCTCGGCGGCAAACGAGATCCGTTGTTTGGCCCGGTGCTGATGGTAGGGCTGGGCGGAATTTTTGTGGAAGTGCTGAAAGACGTGGCCTTTCGTATTGCGCCGGTCAATGTGTACGAAGCGCAGGAGATGTTAAACGAATTGCGCGGTCAGAAGCTGATGAAAGGTTTTCGCAATATTCCGCCGCTCGACTTTTTTAAATTCGGCAAATTAATTCATTATTTCAGCCTTTTGCTGGCCGAACATCCGGAAATTGCCGAAATCGATTTAAATCCGCTTATCTGGGGGGCGGGCATGGAGGAGCCGGTTGCGGTTGATTTTCGCGCCACCTTCGCCGATTAG
- the porU gene encoding type IX secretion system sortase PorU gives MTRKNFCFLFFLMVFSGQLFAININNYPDVTVLQSNEQGMIIEWRPAQLNVQSVTIDQRSFQQISILEGESLSKPGQPDIPWRTLTIGLPDETPARITVLEAQTRTLENTDLAPMPSGVFDRSGLSNFRYILNDSLYKTAGPLPQSIVRANPPAYFRDLPVQSLLLSPVQYFPASHRLVLYERVKLQITFARKASGTTGAKRKELLDDVARQNILNFEVAQDWRKPLKKALKKTALLPPGPFYKITIKEDGLYKITPSVLETAGIDLNSFTIDQIQMFNNGGHELNYNTRSVYFNPPFTQEIPVLVFDQNNDGKFNGSDYILFYGKHVNSWFYNPLTNDFTYQQHTFATENIYWLSVNGSGGKRMPQTQNLPTSATATADYFYDRFHFEEDLYNLLGSGPDWYGHRFFGRSGGYSNDFSILPKTDAAGATARFRIQFKGGSGILWTDYENYRYEFSILLNNNSVFSRITFNNASRIAFNKDLTDLTWLKSGANTLSINYQGNLDACNVYLDWFELIYPRGLAAEGNQLVIYADENTQAVRYTVTNLSDGVDYYIFDVTDPVNPLVLAADLTAANGALSFNLPPSSSKRMLLVSSLSSSKVKFVTGVTAFTPRVDLLNPANQADHISITHKTFLPYAEEIASLHKGNLTTFVTCMEDIYFYFNSGVPDPTALRNFLRYTRDYWADPAPSFVLFFGDAHYDYRNINLPDTIRVPTWEIYDAGEIDSRCTDDYFVDLDYSGTSRFSSFTPDIAIGRIPVESVLDCERIVEKMHDYHFNSIQDGWQTNITLVADDQYGNNNSSTEYMHQSQSETIAKLPQMRKFILNKVYLSAFPSVPGGFLRIKPEANEALINYLNQGTLIVNYIGHGSPTKWAHEDVFNMDRDYPRIINEGRLCFLVAATCDFGKFDDPHEPSFTEALIWKEKNGIIGALASTRLAYSTQNATLASNFFQNLFPLNQPSNKLGLAKLSALGISSSVNDQKYILFADPAMVLADPKEKIEITEINPDTLKALSKVTVKARVESGNSFNGEAVLLVHDAAYENVRTDNGFSPITLIGPRIFKGEVDVQDGLLTGRFIVPKSIRYVDRPTGRVTIYAHSPESNLSAMGYNDQLLINGSESDVNDQQGPEIDVYFKDQENFTSGDLIPDNTILIVRLKDENGINITGETGHNISLQIDQEAPKDISGFFAYDKNSFQQGKIEYPLTQLKSGEHTIKIQAFDNLNNLNTTEVLIKVAATDNILLTDVVNYPNPFRDQTRFTFQTNVPGADVKIKIYTVTGRLIQELHGVSVMGYNDEIEWDGRDRDGDEIANGVYLYKIILREGNKEKTHIDKLVIMR, from the coding sequence ATGACGCGCAAAAATTTTTGCTTTTTGTTTTTTTTGATGGTCTTTAGCGGTCAGCTTTTTGCCATAAATATAAATAATTACCCCGATGTGACCGTACTGCAGTCGAACGAGCAGGGCATGATCATTGAATGGCGCCCGGCGCAGTTAAACGTGCAGAGCGTCACTATCGATCAGCGCTCCTTTCAGCAAATCAGCATTTTAGAAGGAGAATCGTTGAGCAAGCCGGGCCAGCCAGACATCCCCTGGCGCACCTTAACCATCGGCCTTCCGGATGAGACTCCGGCCAGAATCACGGTGTTAGAGGCTCAAACGCGGACGCTGGAAAATACCGATCTGGCGCCGATGCCTTCCGGCGTTTTCGACCGCTCTGGCCTTAGCAATTTTCGTTACATTTTAAACGACTCGCTGTACAAAACGGCCGGTCCGCTCCCACAATCCATCGTGCGCGCCAATCCGCCCGCTTACTTCCGTGATTTGCCGGTGCAGTCCCTTTTACTCAGCCCCGTTCAATATTTTCCGGCGAGCCATCGTCTGGTTTTGTACGAACGCGTCAAATTGCAAATCACCTTTGCCCGAAAAGCGAGCGGAACGACGGGCGCAAAACGCAAAGAATTGTTGGACGATGTTGCCCGGCAAAACATATTGAACTTTGAAGTGGCGCAAGACTGGCGCAAGCCGCTCAAAAAAGCGTTGAAAAAAACCGCTCTTTTACCGCCAGGACCTTTTTACAAAATAACGATTAAAGAAGACGGACTGTACAAAATTACGCCGTCGGTGCTGGAAACGGCCGGCATCGATTTAAACAGCTTCACCATCGATCAAATTCAGATGTTCAACAACGGCGGGCATGAATTGAACTACAATACGCGCTCAGTGTATTTCAATCCGCCCTTCACCCAGGAAATTCCCGTTCTTGTTTTTGACCAGAACAATGACGGTAAATTCAATGGTTCTGATTATATTTTGTTTTACGGCAAACATGTCAATAGCTGGTTTTACAATCCGCTTACCAATGATTTTACGTACCAGCAGCACACCTTTGCCACAGAAAATATTTACTGGCTTAGCGTAAACGGAAGCGGCGGCAAGCGCATGCCCCAAACACAAAACTTGCCGACCAGTGCCACGGCCACGGCGGATTATTTTTACGATCGTTTTCATTTCGAAGAAGACCTGTACAACCTGCTGGGATCCGGCCCGGACTGGTACGGCCACCGTTTCTTTGGCCGGTCGGGCGGTTACAGCAATGATTTTTCTATCCTGCCTAAAACCGATGCCGCCGGCGCCACGGCTCGTTTCAGAATTCAGTTTAAAGGCGGTTCCGGTATTTTGTGGACCGATTACGAAAATTATCGCTATGAATTTAGCATTCTGCTGAACAATAATTCCGTATTTAGCAGAATTACTTTCAATAACGCCTCACGCATTGCCTTTAATAAAGACCTGACCGACCTGACCTGGTTAAAATCTGGCGCCAACACGCTGAGCATCAACTATCAGGGCAATCTGGACGCCTGCAATGTTTATCTGGACTGGTTCGAGCTCATTTATCCCAGAGGGCTGGCAGCCGAAGGCAATCAGCTGGTAATTTACGCCGATGAGAATACGCAAGCCGTCCGATACACTGTTACCAATCTGAGCGATGGCGTCGATTATTACATTTTTGATGTAACCGATCCGGTGAATCCGCTTGTGCTGGCGGCTGACTTAACGGCCGCCAACGGCGCTTTGTCTTTTAATTTGCCGCCATCTTCCAGCAAACGGATGTTACTGGTCAGCTCCCTGAGTTCCTCAAAAGTAAAATTCGTTACCGGCGTAACAGCTTTCACGCCGCGTGTCGATTTGTTAAATCCTGCCAACCAGGCGGATCATATTTCGATAACGCACAAAACCTTTTTACCTTATGCTGAGGAAATTGCCAGCCTGCACAAAGGTAATTTAACCACATTCGTGACTTGCATGGAAGACATCTATTTTTATTTCAATTCCGGCGTGCCTGACCCCACGGCCTTGCGCAATTTTTTGCGCTATACCAGAGATTACTGGGCCGATCCCGCCCCCAGCTTTGTGCTGTTTTTTGGCGACGCGCACTACGACTATCGCAATATTAACCTGCCAGACACCATTCGCGTTCCCACCTGGGAAATTTATGACGCCGGTGAAATTGACAGCCGTTGTACAGATGATTATTTCGTGGATCTTGACTATTCTGGTACAAGCAGATTCAGTAGCTTTACGCCGGATATCGCCATCGGCCGCATTCCGGTCGAAAGCGTGCTGGATTGCGAACGCATTGTTGAAAAGATGCACGATTATCATTTCAACTCCATTCAGGACGGCTGGCAAACCAATATTACGCTGGTGGCGGACGATCAGTACGGAAACAATAACAGCTCCACAGAATACATGCATCAATCGCAGTCCGAAACCATCGCCAAGCTGCCGCAGATGCGTAAATTTATTTTAAACAAAGTCTATCTTTCCGCCTTTCCATCCGTTCCTGGCGGATTTTTGCGCATCAAGCCCGAGGCCAACGAAGCGCTGATCAACTATTTAAATCAGGGCACGTTGATTGTCAATTACATCGGGCACGGCAGTCCCACCAAATGGGCGCATGAAGATGTTTTTAACATGGATCGAGATTATCCACGGATCATCAACGAAGGACGGTTGTGCTTTTTGGTTGCCGCCACCTGTGATTTTGGCAAATTCGACGATCCGCACGAACCAAGCTTCACCGAGGCGCTAATCTGGAAGGAAAAGAACGGCATTATCGGAGCGCTGGCCTCCACCCGTCTGGCCTATTCCACGCAAAATGCCACCCTGGCTTCTAATTTTTTCCAGAACTTATTCCCCTTAAACCAACCGTCAAACAAACTGGGGCTGGCCAAGTTAAGCGCCCTGGGAATCAGCTCCAGCGTAAACGATCAGAAATACATTCTATTTGCCGATCCGGCCATGGTGCTGGCCGATCCCAAAGAGAAGATCGAAATCACGGAAATCAATCCCGATACGCTTAAAGCCTTGAGCAAAGTAACGGTAAAAGCTCGGGTAGAAAGCGGCAATTCGTTTAATGGCGAAGCCGTTTTACTGGTTCATGACGCGGCTTATGAAAACGTGCGCACAGACAACGGATTTTCGCCCATTACGCTGATCGGGCCGCGCATCTTTAAAGGCGAAGTGGATGTGCAGGACGGCCTGCTAACCGGGCGCTTTATCGTTCCCAAGTCCATTCGTTACGTGGACCGTCCAACGGGCAGGGTAACCATTTACGCCCATTCCCCAGAATCCAACCTGAGCGCCATGGGCTACAACGATCAACTGCTGATCAATGGCTCCGAAAGCGACGTCAACGATCAGCAGGGGCCGGAAATCGACGTCTATTTTAAAGATCAGGAAAATTTCACATCCGGCGACTTAATTCCGGACAACACCATATTGATTGTGCGTTTAAAAGATGAAAACGGCATTAACATCACCGGAGAAACCGGCCACAATATTTCTTTGCAAATAGACCAGGAAGCGCCCAAAGACATTTCCGGTTTCTTCGCCTACGACAAAAATTCCTTTCAACAGGGAAAAATCGAATACCCGTTAACCCAGCTCAAGAGCGGAGAGCACACCATCAAAATTCAGGCCTTTGACAACTTGAACAACCTGAACACCACCGAAGTGCTGATTAAAGTGGCCGCCACAGACAATATTTTGCTGACCGATGTGGTCAATTATCCCAATCCCTTCCGGGATCAAACGCGCTTCACCTTTCAGACCAATGTGCCGGGCGCTGATGTGAAAATTAAAATCTACACGGTAACCGGTCGTTTGATTCAGGAGCTTCACGGCGTTTCTGTGATGGGCTACAACGATGAAATTGAATGGGACGGCCGCGACCGCGATGGCGACGAAATCGCCAATGGCGTGTATCTCTACAAAATCATTTTACGCGAGGGAAATAAAGAAAAAACGCACATCGACAAATTAGTTATCATGCGTTAA
- a CDS encoding WD40 repeat domain-containing protein: MKAWGRVWIMIRLAIFCCMVFGMACSRFSSETTTGNDANPKPNPSNTVYFLLSGNDFVSTFDPVLAKFDTLRLSQQPLLDFAISANARYLLALTPDSLIQFDLLRERKIKIFNAPEEPTGQLSCNADAALAVYQCQVDQSRNICFFYLSNGQSYLMDEDALQESWHPLLSPSGQWLAFSRADGFYVRFITRQNPTQLHPTALHADQFSPGEFYLTAEGRIFDLTDMRLMPGDRVGKVRFVDNFTVIWAPESSGSVKLASISGAKEQTLYSTATPIVDFVVSREKQFVVSVNAENLDLTFTVFDFNTRQLELTSRLRIKTGQRLVRLVWPEKPDNLTHDN, translated from the coding sequence ATGAAAGCGTGGGGTAGAGTCTGGATAATGATTCGTCTGGCAATTTTTTGTTGCATGGTCTTCGGCATGGCCTGCTCCCGCTTTTCCAGCGAAACCACTACGGGCAACGATGCCAACCCCAAACCCAATCCTTCGAATACCGTCTATTTTTTGCTGTCGGGCAACGATTTTGTTTCGACTTTTGATCCCGTCCTTGCAAAATTTGACACGCTGCGTTTAAGCCAACAACCGCTCCTTGATTTTGCTATTTCCGCCAATGCCCGCTACCTGCTGGCTCTGACGCCGGATTCGTTAATTCAGTTTGATTTGTTACGCGAAAGAAAAATAAAAATCTTTAACGCGCCTGAGGAGCCGACCGGGCAGTTAAGTTGCAATGCAGACGCCGCTCTGGCCGTTTACCAGTGCCAGGTTGATCAGTCCCGGAATATTTGTTTTTTTTATCTTTCTAATGGTCAGTCATATTTAATGGATGAAGATGCATTGCAGGAGAGCTGGCATCCATTGCTTTCTCCTTCCGGGCAATGGCTTGCTTTTTCCAGAGCGGATGGGTTTTACGTACGCTTCATTACCCGGCAAAACCCCACGCAGTTACATCCAACCGCGCTGCATGCCGATCAATTTTCGCCCGGCGAATTTTACCTGACGGCCGAGGGCAGAATTTTTGATTTGACAGATATGCGTTTAATGCCCGGGGATCGAGTGGGTAAAGTACGTTTTGTTGATAATTTTACCGTTATCTGGGCGCCAGAATCTAGCGGAAGCGTAAAGCTGGCCAGCATATCCGGCGCCAAAGAGCAGACCCTGTATTCAACCGCCACGCCGATCGTTGACTTTGTGGTTAGTCGGGAAAAACAATTTGTGGTTAGCGTAAACGCAGAAAATTTAGACCTTACCTTCACGGTTTTTGATTTTAATACCCGTCAATTAGAATTAACGTCAAGACTGAGGATTAAAACCGGCCAGCGCCTGGTTCGTCTGGTCTGGCCGGAAAAGCCGGATAATTTAACGCATGATAACTAA
- a CDS encoding glycosyltransferase family 4 protein — protein sequence MQKNIAILHYSCPPVVGGVEEIIRQQASLFHRYHHPVKVLAGVGDYFQSGIDFYFSPLLSSQNSEIKKLQQKPVENQAQLRAIAQKIFNSLKKALQRFDVLIAHNVLSMPYNLPLTNALHQLANEKVISVVNWNHDSPFFYNNYPQELDLEPFRILKTYNPNIHYVTISESRAVEFRELYQLAENDITVIPNGIDPIRFFRLDPQTVRLIQEQELFMADLIMVQPSRLHPRKNIELSIEVLHALRQKGLNAKLLVTGAYDPHERKTVRYHQKLIRLAERLNVLNSIVMVADYQFNGGGKLPASRVTMHDLYLISDVLFMPSKIEGFGIPLLEAGMIKLPIVCSDIPPFRSIAPNEAIYFDLKEEPQQIAEKIQAVVQNNRTARWFRKVMKDYVWDNIYEKDLKPFLEKIT from the coding sequence ATGCAAAAGAACATAGCCATTTTACATTATTCTTGCCCGCCGGTGGTAGGCGGCGTCGAAGAGATCATTCGGCAACAGGCGTCGTTATTTCATCGATATCATCATCCGGTTAAAGTTCTGGCGGGTGTGGGTGATTATTTTCAAAGCGGTATTGATTTCTATTTTAGCCCGCTGCTATCCTCGCAAAACAGCGAGATTAAAAAACTGCAGCAAAAGCCCGTCGAAAACCAGGCCCAACTGAGGGCCATTGCTCAGAAAATCTTTAACTCTTTGAAAAAGGCTTTACAGCGGTTTGACGTTTTAATCGCCCACAATGTGCTATCGATGCCTTACAATCTGCCGCTGACCAACGCTTTGCACCAACTGGCCAATGAAAAGGTGATTTCCGTGGTTAACTGGAACCATGATTCCCCCTTTTTTTACAACAATTACCCGCAGGAATTGGACCTGGAACCGTTTCGTATTCTGAAAACCTACAATCCGAACATCCATTACGTGACCATTTCCGAAAGCCGCGCCGTTGAATTTCGGGAGTTGTACCAGCTTGCCGAAAACGACATTACGGTGATTCCCAACGGTATCGATCCCATTCGTTTTTTTCGGCTTGATCCACAGACCGTGCGTTTGATTCAGGAACAGGAATTGTTCATGGCCGATTTGATTATGGTTCAGCCTTCCCGGCTGCATCCGCGTAAAAACATCGAGCTGTCCATTGAAGTGTTGCACGCTTTGCGCCAAAAGGGACTGAACGCCAAACTATTGGTAACCGGCGCTTACGACCCACATGAGCGGAAAACTGTACGCTACCATCAAAAGTTGATTCGCCTGGCCGAACGTTTAAATGTGCTCAACTCTATCGTTATGGTGGCCGATTACCAGTTTAACGGCGGCGGCAAGTTGCCGGCCAGCCGCGTTACCATGCACGACCTCTACCTGATTTCCGACGTTTTGTTCATGCCCAGTAAAATCGAGGGCTTTGGCATTCCACTGCTGGAAGCGGGCATGATTAAACTGCCCATCGTCTGCTCGGATATTCCGCCCTTCCGTTCCATTGCTCCAAACGAAGCGATCTATTTCGATTTAAAAGAAGAACCGCAGCAGATTGCAGAAAAAATTCAGGCCGTTGTGCAAAATAATCGCACGGCGCGCTGGTTCCGAAAGGTGATGAAAGACTATGTGTGGGATAATATTTACGAAAAAGATTTAAAACCATTTTTAGAAAAAATTACCTGA